In one window of Desulforhabdus amnigena DNA:
- a CDS encoding agmatine deiminase family protein — protein sequence MKRRLPAEWESQDGVLMAWPHEASDWRFYLRAVQTTFTEIIRHITRFEKCILVAPDPADVRARLQKADIHMERLHIYKMDTNDTWARDFGPITILEEGKPVLLDFGFNGWGLKFPADLDNQITRRLHQLGGFHSTPLKTVGLVLEGGSIESDGNGTILTTTECLTSPNRNPQLTRQEIQEELGRLLGADHFLWLENGFLAGDDTDSHVDTLARLCPDDTILHTACDDPSDMHFKALQAMTEELKRFRTRQGRPYRLIPLPWPSPHLDDEGKRLPATYANFLVLNGAVLVPTYRDPKDGEALNAVRKAFPDREIVGIDCSPLILQHGSLHCVTMQLPKGTLS from the coding sequence ATGAAACGAAGGCTCCCCGCAGAATGGGAATCGCAGGACGGAGTGCTGATGGCGTGGCCCCACGAAGCCAGCGACTGGCGATTTTACCTGCGTGCAGTGCAAACCACTTTCACGGAAATCATTCGACACATCACGCGATTCGAAAAGTGCATCCTGGTGGCACCGGACCCGGCCGATGTTCGCGCGCGGCTGCAGAAGGCAGACATCCACATGGAACGGCTCCACATCTATAAAATGGATACCAATGACACCTGGGCGAGGGATTTCGGTCCCATCACCATCCTCGAGGAGGGCAAACCGGTTCTCCTGGACTTCGGATTCAATGGCTGGGGCCTCAAGTTTCCCGCGGACCTGGACAACCAGATCACACGCAGGCTGCACCAACTGGGAGGTTTCCATTCCACTCCCCTGAAGACCGTGGGACTCGTTCTCGAGGGGGGCAGCATCGAGAGTGACGGAAACGGCACGATCCTAACCACTACGGAATGCCTCACGAGTCCCAACCGTAACCCCCAGTTGACCCGGCAAGAAATCCAGGAGGAACTTGGCCGGCTCCTGGGAGCGGATCATTTCCTCTGGCTGGAAAACGGTTTTCTGGCAGGCGACGACACGGATTCTCACGTGGATACCCTGGCGAGACTCTGCCCCGACGACACGATCCTTCACACGGCATGCGACGACCCGTCCGACATGCATTTCAAGGCCCTCCAGGCCATGACGGAAGAATTGAAACGCTTCAGGACCCGCCAGGGCCGCCCTTACCGGCTGATCCCCCTGCCCTGGCCTTCACCCCACCTGGACGATGAGGGAAAACGGCTTCCGGCCACTTACGCCAACTTCCTGGTCCTGAACGGTGCGGTGCTCGTCCCCACCTACCGGGATCCCAAAGACGGGGAAGCCCTGAACGCCGTTCGAAAGGCCTTTCCGGACCGCGAAATCGTCGGTATCGACTGCAGCCCACTGATCCTTCAGCATGGTTCACTGCACTGTGTCACCATGCAGCTTCCCAAAGGAACCCTCTCATGA
- a CDS encoding ADP-ribosylglycohydrolase family protein, which translates to MTASIEKALLSLEGLSVGDAFGELFFSLPASVFETRKLPSGPWPWTDDTHMALSVVEVLKNHGKIDQDVLARAFARRFMEQPYRGYAGGARLLLSRIHAGEDWREAAPALFGGGSYGNGSAMRIAPVGGYFAGDPARAASEARLAAVITHAHPEAQAGAMAVAAAAAVAGSAHCPSGNDFIGEVLAFVPESLTRKSIEMSLEIPREGLKEAIRKLGTGRRVSAQDTVPFCIWNAAHTLHDFEEALWRTAAGRGDCDTTCAIVGGIVALSAPEIPPLWVRCREPLPEGFAV; encoded by the coding sequence ATGACCGCATCCATCGAAAAAGCGTTGCTCAGCCTGGAGGGATTATCGGTAGGGGACGCATTTGGAGAGCTCTTTTTTTCCCTTCCCGCTTCCGTGTTCGAGACACGGAAGCTGCCGTCGGGCCCGTGGCCCTGGACGGATGACACGCACATGGCGCTTTCCGTCGTGGAAGTGCTGAAAAATCATGGAAAGATCGACCAGGACGTCTTGGCCCGGGCATTCGCGCGCCGCTTCATGGAACAGCCATATCGCGGGTATGCAGGCGGAGCCAGGTTGCTGCTCTCTCGCATTCACGCGGGCGAAGACTGGCGCGAGGCGGCTCCTGCCCTGTTTGGCGGGGGTTCTTACGGCAACGGCTCGGCCATGCGCATAGCGCCCGTCGGCGGCTACTTTGCGGGGGACCCCGCCCGTGCGGCTTCGGAAGCGAGGCTTGCCGCCGTCATCACCCATGCCCATCCCGAAGCCCAGGCGGGAGCCATGGCCGTCGCCGCCGCGGCAGCGGTTGCAGGGAGCGCCCACTGCCCTTCGGGCAACGACTTCATTGGGGAAGTCCTCGCTTTCGTGCCCGAATCTTTGACTCGAAAATCCATCGAAATGTCGCTGGAGATTCCAAGGGAAGGTTTGAAGGAAGCCATACGCAAGCTCGGGACCGGCAGACGCGTTTCAGCTCAGGATACCGTTCCCTTTTGTATCTGGAATGCGGCCCACACTCTGCATGATTTTGAAGAGGCTCTCTGGCGCACGGCGGCCGGAAGAGGGGATTGCGATACCACGTGCGCCATCGTCGGGGGGATCGTCGCCCTCTCGGCCCCGGAGATTCCACCACTCTGGGTCCGGTGCAGGGAGCCTCTGCCTGAAGGCTTTGCCGTTTGA
- a CDS encoding matrixin family metalloprotease, with protein sequence MKKFPLFLFSGLILFCFLSSTDAGAFEASKTDSGKLIKWAFPQETYRINASGGPSGSIKAIRRSAATWTNVTGSSFIFIYGGKTTSTAYGINDGENLMNFGKLPLGTLAENYNWYNPITGRVYDSDIKFNTRYKWATTGVAGYYDVQNIATHEMGHSLSLADLYGPGDTAKTMYGYSSESEIKKRSLTRDDINGIKYLYP encoded by the coding sequence ATGAAAAAGTTCCCCCTGTTCCTCTTTTCCGGCCTGATCCTTTTCTGCTTTCTGTCCTCAACTGACGCAGGAGCGTTCGAAGCTAGCAAAACCGATTCAGGCAAGCTCATAAAGTGGGCGTTTCCCCAGGAAACCTATCGCATTAACGCCTCAGGCGGACCGTCCGGCAGTATCAAGGCCATCCGCCGTTCGGCAGCGACCTGGACGAATGTTACAGGATCATCATTCATTTTTATATACGGCGGTAAAACAACGAGTACAGCGTATGGTATAAACGATGGAGAAAACCTGATGAATTTCGGTAAGCTGCCCCTGGGCACCCTCGCAGAAAACTACAACTGGTATAATCCGATTACGGGCAGGGTGTACGATAGCGATATCAAGTTCAATACCCGCTACAAATGGGCGACAACGGGCGTTGCCGGATATTACGACGTACAAAATATCGCAACGCACGAAATGGGCCATTCGCTCTCCCTTGCAGACCTTTATGGCCCGGGTGATACCGCAAAAACCATGTACGGCTATTCCTCTGAAAGCGAAATAAAGAAGCGGTCCCTGACACGCGACGACATCAATGGAATAAAGTATCTTTATCCATGA
- the cas7c gene encoding type I-C CRISPR-associated protein Cas7/Csd2 — MSNVIQNRYDFVLLFDVKDGNPNGDPDAGNLPRIDPETGHGLVTDVCLKRKVRNYVSLAKGLSAPNDIYIKEKAILGHAHFAAFKELKIELGEESRQLITKEQAEQLEELGLPEGLSILEDDDDTFYLVIAAVADKKEIKDWLKESDPPKEIKKTVSEALKQAKPRRPRAEEVSKGRGQMCKTFYDIRTFGAVLSLKTAPNCGQVRGPVQLTFARSIEPIVPLEHSITRMAVATEAEAEKQQGDNRTMGRKFTVPYALYRCHGFVSAPLAEQTGFSDEDLKLFWEALTSMFEHDRSAARGEMATRKLIVFKHDSKMGKAPAHKLFDLVKVERVNGAKGPARSFADYVVKVDETSIPAGVILEKELDVH, encoded by the coding sequence ATGAGCAATGTGATCCAAAACCGCTACGACTTCGTGCTCCTTTTTGACGTGAAAGACGGCAACCCTAATGGCGATCCCGATGCCGGTAACCTCCCGCGCATAGACCCCGAAACGGGGCACGGGCTAGTGACGGATGTTTGCTTGAAAAGAAAAGTTAGGAATTATGTGAGCTTGGCAAAAGGTCTGTCAGCTCCGAATGATATCTATATAAAGGAAAAGGCAATATTAGGGCATGCACATTTTGCAGCTTTCAAAGAGTTGAAAATAGAGCTTGGAGAAGAATCGCGGCAACTCATCACCAAAGAGCAAGCCGAACAGCTTGAGGAGTTGGGCTTGCCCGAAGGGCTTTCCATTCTTGAAGATGATGACGATACGTTTTACTTGGTTATTGCAGCAGTCGCAGACAAAAAGGAGATCAAAGACTGGCTGAAAGAATCCGACCCCCCAAAAGAGATAAAAAAAACAGTGAGTGAAGCTTTGAAACAGGCCAAACCAAGACGGCCACGTGCGGAGGAGGTATCAAAAGGTAGAGGCCAGATGTGCAAAACCTTCTATGATATCAGAACGTTTGGTGCAGTTTTATCGCTCAAGACAGCCCCCAACTGCGGCCAGGTTCGCGGCCCGGTTCAGCTCACCTTCGCACGCAGTATCGAACCTATCGTTCCGCTCGAACACAGCATCACCCGCATGGCTGTGGCCACCGAAGCGGAAGCTGAAAAGCAGCAGGGCGACAACCGCACCATGGGCCGCAAGTTCACTGTGCCCTATGCCCTCTACCGTTGTCACGGTTTTGTTTCCGCTCCTCTTGCAGAGCAAACAGGTTTTTCCGACGAAGACCTGAAATTATTCTGGGAAGCCCTGACCAGCATGTTCGAGCATGACCGCTCGGCGGCGCGTGGAGAAATGGCGACCCGCAAGCTGATTGTTTTCAAACACGATTCGAAGATGGGAAAAGCACCCGCCCATAAACTGTTCGATCTGGTCAAAGTAGAAAGGGTCAATGGCGCTAAGGGACCGGCGAGATCGTTTGCCGACTATGTTGTGAAGGTAGACGAAACCTCTATACCGGCTGGAGTGATTCTAGAGAAGGAACTCGATGTACACTGA
- the cas1c gene encoding type I-C CRISPR-associated endonuclease Cas1c, with translation MKKHLNTLYVTTQGAYLSKEGETVLVSVEGEKRLQVPVHTLGGIVCFGRVSCSPFLMGFCAENNVGLSFLTESGRFMARVQGPVSGNVLLRREQYRRADAPEFSTAMARFFVAGKIANARTVLQRAIRDHGDKIAQSEVESAVAWLAGAQKRLETIDSLDAVRGIEGDTARWYFSVFDHLITSQKDSFRFKGRNRRPPLDNVNCLLSFLYTLLVHDVRSALEGVGLDPAVGFLHRDRPGRPGLALDLMEEFRPFLADRLVLSLINLGQVNAKGFSKSETGAVTMTDDTRKGVIVAYQKRKQDEILHPFLGEKVAIGILFHIQALLLARYLRGDLDGYPPFVWR, from the coding sequence ATGAAAAAGCACCTCAACACCTTGTATGTTACGACCCAGGGTGCTTACCTGTCCAAGGAAGGTGAAACCGTGTTGGTTTCCGTGGAAGGCGAAAAGCGCCTGCAGGTTCCGGTGCACACCCTCGGAGGCATTGTCTGCTTTGGCCGGGTGAGCTGCAGTCCTTTTCTGATGGGCTTTTGTGCCGAAAACAATGTGGGACTCAGCTTTCTGACGGAAAGCGGCCGATTCATGGCGCGGGTACAGGGGCCGGTCTCCGGAAATGTACTGCTTCGTCGCGAACAATACCGCCGCGCCGATGCACCCGAATTTTCGACCGCAATGGCAAGGTTCTTTGTGGCTGGAAAAATCGCCAATGCCAGGACGGTCCTGCAGCGCGCCATTAGAGATCATGGCGACAAGATCGCTCAATCTGAGGTCGAGAGTGCCGTGGCCTGGCTCGCGGGCGCCCAAAAGCGACTGGAAACCATTGATTCCCTGGATGCCGTAAGGGGGATCGAAGGCGATACAGCCCGCTGGTATTTCAGCGTCTTCGATCACCTGATCACCAGTCAAAAAGATAGCTTCAGATTCAAAGGGCGAAACCGGCGCCCACCTTTAGATAATGTCAATTGTTTGCTGTCGTTTCTCTACACATTGTTGGTGCATGACGTTCGTTCAGCTCTTGAAGGCGTGGGACTCGATCCGGCTGTGGGCTTTCTGCATCGCGACCGACCCGGCCGCCCCGGCCTCGCACTGGACCTGATGGAGGAGTTCCGTCCATTCCTGGCTGACCGACTGGTTTTATCCCTCATCAATCTCGGACAGGTAAACGCAAAGGGATTCAGCAAATCGGAGACGGGAGCCGTTACCATGACGGACGATACCCGAAAGGGGGTTATCGTGGCCTACCAAAAGCGCAAGCAAGATGAGATTCTGCACCCTTTTCTCGGTGAAAAGGTGGCCATCGGGATTCTCTTCCATATACAGGCGCTTTTGCTGGCACGCTACCTGAGAGGTGATCTGGACGGTTATCCGCCGTTTGTCTGGAGGTGA
- the cas4 gene encoding CRISPR-associated protein Cas4, translating into MYTEEDLLPLSALQHLLFCERQCALIHIEQIWVENLYTAEGRVMHERVDSGRSESRRDVRLAFGLPLRSLRLGLTGKADAVEFHREEGKTGGERSSSSPLWRPFPVEYKRGRPKKELWDKVQLCAQAMCLEEMLDVEVPRGALFYGKTRRRVDVVFDAELRRKTEETAGRLHDLIASGVTPPAVYDEKCESCSFISLCLPKATGGKRSVARYLAEMMQS; encoded by the coding sequence ATGTACACTGAAGAAGACCTCCTCCCTCTCTCCGCCTTGCAGCATCTGCTCTTCTGTGAGCGGCAGTGCGCCCTGATCCACATCGAGCAGATATGGGTGGAAAACTTATACACGGCCGAGGGGCGCGTCATGCACGAGCGAGTGGATTCCGGTCGCAGCGAATCCCGACGGGATGTCCGCCTGGCGTTCGGTCTGCCTTTGCGCTCGCTCAGGCTGGGGCTGACGGGGAAAGCCGACGCGGTGGAGTTTCATCGCGAGGAAGGCAAAACGGGAGGAGAGAGGTCTTCCAGCTCACCCCTCTGGAGGCCTTTCCCCGTCGAGTACAAACGCGGTCGGCCCAAAAAGGAGCTCTGGGACAAGGTCCAGCTCTGCGCTCAGGCCATGTGCCTGGAAGAGATGCTGGATGTTGAAGTGCCCAGAGGCGCTCTTTTCTACGGCAAAACCCGCCGTCGGGTAGACGTGGTTTTTGACGCGGAACTGCGCCGCAAGACCGAGGAAACGGCCGGTCGATTGCATGACTTGATCGCTTCAGGCGTAACGCCGCCTGCGGTCTATGATGAAAAGTGTGAATCCTGCTCTTTCATTTCCTTGTGTCTTCCCAAGGCCACGGGAGGCAAGCGCAGCGTGGCCCGGTATCTGGCCGAGATGATGCAAAGTTGA
- a CDS encoding carbon-nitrogen hydrolase, giving the protein MKRLVAGLIQQSCSSDRASNIQKSMAAIRKAADDGAQLIVLQELHTGLYFCQAEDAGQFDLAEPIPGPSTAAFGALARELNTVIVTSLFERRAAGLYHNTAVVLERDGSIAGRYRKMHIPDDPGYYEKFYFTPGDLGFYPIATSLGKLGVLVCWDQWYPEAARLMALAGADLLIYPTAIGWDPADAEDEQERQLDAWITVQRGHAVANGLPVLSVNRVGFEPSTEPHARGQLFWGNSFAAGPQGEFLARASSNAEEVLTVELDLERSESVRRIWPFLRDRRIDAYGELLKRYRD; this is encoded by the coding sequence ATGAAAAGACTTGTGGCGGGACTCATCCAGCAGAGTTGCTCGAGCGACAGGGCATCCAACATTCAGAAGAGCATGGCCGCTATCCGTAAGGCAGCCGATGATGGAGCCCAACTGATCGTCCTTCAGGAGCTCCATACAGGGCTTTACTTCTGCCAGGCCGAAGACGCGGGGCAATTCGACCTTGCGGAGCCCATTCCCGGCCCTTCCACAGCGGCTTTCGGCGCTCTGGCAAGGGAACTGAACACGGTCATCGTAACATCCCTTTTCGAACGGCGCGCCGCCGGGCTGTACCACAACACGGCGGTGGTCCTGGAACGGGACGGCTCCATCGCCGGCAGATACCGCAAGATGCACATCCCCGACGATCCCGGATACTATGAAAAATTCTACTTCACGCCGGGAGACCTCGGATTCTATCCCATCGCGACTTCGCTGGGAAAACTCGGAGTCCTGGTCTGCTGGGACCAGTGGTATCCCGAAGCGGCGCGTCTCATGGCCCTGGCCGGTGCTGACCTTCTCATCTACCCGACGGCCATCGGATGGGACCCGGCTGATGCCGAAGACGAACAGGAACGGCAGCTCGACGCGTGGATCACCGTCCAGCGCGGCCACGCCGTGGCCAACGGACTTCCCGTCCTCAGCGTGAACCGGGTAGGTTTCGAACCCTCCACCGAACCCCATGCAAGGGGCCAGCTCTTCTGGGGGAACAGCTTTGCGGCGGGACCCCAGGGGGAATTCCTGGCGAGGGCTTCAAGCAACGCGGAAGAAGTGCTCACTGTGGAACTGGATCTCGAACGCAGCGAATCCGTACGCCGCATCTGGCCCTTCCTCCGCGACCGGCGCATCGATGCTTACGGGGAGCTCCTCAAACGCTACCGGGATTGA
- a CDS encoding nucleoside phosphorylase — protein MNCKPRYHIGFSREDLGEHPPAFALLCGDPDRAARIARETEGVRLVKILSENRGLNSYLASLPGGQRILSATSGMGAPSLSIVVNELYDVGIRRIIRVGTCGSIQDHVKTGSVVITRAALCRQGAANDIAPVEYPSAANPFVTVALVNAARELKVDWHMGITASVDTFYEGQERTESSVNKHLMRWLGGVCLTKKTLRALGVSEERLQEMHRDEIRVGGITEEYRHLNVLNYEMECGTLLKMAGVYGFAAACICAVVADRTAGEEIARPLKLAAEENAVRVALRAVETMDPEYLKPCYW, from the coding sequence ATGAATTGCAAGCCCAGATATCACATTGGTTTCAGCCGGGAGGACCTGGGGGAGCATCCGCCGGCCTTCGCTCTGCTTTGTGGAGACCCCGATCGGGCCGCACGCATCGCCCGGGAAACCGAAGGGGTCCGGCTCGTAAAAATTTTGTCTGAAAACCGTGGTCTGAACAGCTACCTGGCATCTCTTCCCGGCGGACAACGTATTTTGTCCGCCACCAGCGGCATGGGAGCGCCTTCGCTCAGCATTGTGGTCAATGAACTCTATGATGTCGGGATACGCCGCATCATTCGCGTCGGGACATGTGGTTCCATTCAGGATCATGTGAAAACAGGCAGTGTGGTGATTACCCGTGCGGCCCTCTGCAGACAGGGAGCCGCCAATGACATCGCTCCCGTCGAGTACCCGTCCGCGGCCAATCCTTTCGTGACTGTCGCCCTGGTCAATGCGGCCAGGGAACTGAAGGTCGACTGGCACATGGGAATCACCGCTTCGGTGGATACATTCTACGAGGGACAAGAGCGCACCGAATCGTCGGTCAACAAGCACCTGATGCGCTGGCTGGGCGGTGTTTGCCTCACGAAGAAAACGCTGCGGGCATTGGGGGTTTCCGAGGAGCGTCTTCAAGAGATGCACCGGGATGAGATCCGGGTCGGGGGCATCACGGAAGAATACCGGCATCTGAATGTGCTCAACTACGAGATGGAGTGCGGCACGCTGCTCAAAATGGCCGGAGTGTACGGTTTTGCCGCAGCCTGCATTTGCGCCGTGGTTGCGGATCGCACGGCGGGTGAAGAGATCGCTCGCCCTCTCAAGCTGGCTGCCGAGGAAAATGCCGTCCGGGTCGCTTTGCGTGCCGTCGAAACCATGGACCCCGAATACCTCAAGCCCTGCTATTGGTGA
- a CDS encoding acyltransferase family protein: MIYSLNGQSTIQQTSSTAGRTSISQIHTLRVLAMLGVFLHHLWNTVILTPVGSLQWGLDVIFDTASDGVILFNVLSGFLLALPYLGPERRTFIGYGNFLHRRFLRIIPPYYLALLPFSLANILIFHVPLDSALRTLLLHLGFLNSFDYSMMASNFSHFWYLGMLAQFYLLFPFFLRFFERVGSNKAIVWIVAMCWIGWAGLYAYLSLYPESSLGMAGYLMHFNLPGRLPEFAAGMWLASRWTSSAPALRTAIFDRPFTLVFLAMLAGIVLGTPFLGRLGMPWTHMYHVSLCMVLVVPLILWTPVAALGKMGVIQKLSLHSYAIYIVHEPLFSYVGILPNKVPHKLSIFLVLALLLLALSYLAATVLDRVSGEMLKKFADWKKHVQAGLHILKIPLKISRGSSAPEKVLAAKPACDRCKK; the protein is encoded by the coding sequence ATGATCTACAGTCTAAACGGACAGAGCACAATTCAGCAGACTTCCAGCACTGCAGGCCGGACCTCCATCTCCCAGATCCATACCCTGCGTGTTCTGGCGATGCTTGGAGTCTTCCTGCACCACCTCTGGAATACGGTCATTTTGACTCCCGTTGGTTCCCTCCAGTGGGGGCTCGATGTGATCTTCGACACGGCATCCGATGGCGTGATCCTTTTCAACGTCCTTTCGGGTTTCCTGCTCGCCTTGCCGTACCTCGGCCCGGAACGCCGCACTTTTATCGGGTACGGGAACTTCCTCCACAGGCGTTTCCTGCGGATCATTCCCCCTTACTATCTCGCGCTGCTCCCCTTTTCCCTGGCAAATATTCTGATCTTTCACGTTCCCCTGGATTCGGCCCTTCGTACTCTGCTGCTGCATCTTGGTTTTCTAAATTCCTTCGACTATTCCATGATGGCCAGCAACTTTTCCCATTTCTGGTATCTCGGCATGCTGGCCCAGTTTTACCTGCTATTTCCCTTCTTTCTGAGATTCTTCGAGCGTGTCGGTTCCAACAAGGCCATCGTCTGGATCGTGGCCATGTGCTGGATCGGGTGGGCCGGTCTGTATGCTTATCTTTCATTGTATCCGGAGTCTTCCCTGGGAATGGCCGGGTACCTCATGCATTTCAATCTCCCGGGACGCCTGCCCGAATTCGCCGCAGGCATGTGGCTCGCTTCCCGCTGGACCTCATCGGCGCCCGCTCTGCGCACTGCGATCTTCGATCGGCCCTTTACCCTGGTTTTTCTCGCGATGTTGGCGGGCATCGTCCTGGGCACTCCCTTTCTCGGCAGACTGGGCATGCCCTGGACCCATATGTACCATGTGTCGCTCTGCATGGTTCTCGTGGTGCCCCTCATCCTCTGGACGCCCGTTGCCGCGCTGGGGAAAATGGGCGTCATACAGAAACTTTCGCTTCATTCCTATGCGATTTATATCGTGCATGAACCTCTGTTCAGCTACGTGGGTATCCTGCCCAACAAGGTTCCCCACAAGCTGAGCATCTTCCTTGTGCTCGCGCTCCTGCTGTTGGCGCTCTCCTACCTCGCCGCCACAGTCCTGGATCGAGTTTCAGGAGAGATGCTGAAAAAATTCGCGGACTGGAAAAAGCACGTTCAGGCGGGATTGCACATTTTAAAGATTCCTTTGAAAATCTCCCGTGGCTCCTCTGCGCCGGAAAAAGTTCTCGCGGCGAAACCCGCGTGCGACCGCTGCAAAAAATGA
- a CDS encoding ParE family toxin-like protein, which produces MKPTQDLEVAWEIRQLADKNFQLLKKNPRYPSLQFKKIDELWSVRVGLAHRALAVEDGDDFIWVWLGTHDDYEKMIKGC; this is translated from the coding sequence ATGAAGCCAACACAAGATTTGGAGGTTGCCTGGGAGATCCGTCAGCTTGCAGACAAGAACTTTCAGTTGTTGAAGAAGAATCCGCGATATCCTTCTCTTCAATTCAAGAAAATCGATGAATTGTGGTCTGTGAGAGTTGGTCTTGCACATCGAGCATTGGCTGTCGAAGATGGCGATGACTTCATCTGGGTATGGCTTGGCACCCATGACGATTACGAAAAAATGATAAAAGGGTGTTAA
- the cas2 gene encoding CRISPR-associated endonuclease Cas2 → MMVLISYDVATKDSNGQKRLRGVAKICKNYGQRVQYSVFECIVDPAQWTLLRQKLQDVIDPSEDSLRFYFLGANWQKRVEHIGAKPSFDQEGPLIA, encoded by the coding sequence ATGATGGTGCTGATCAGCTATGACGTAGCCACCAAGGATAGCAATGGACAGAAACGTCTGCGGGGGGTAGCGAAAATTTGCAAGAATTATGGGCAAAGGGTCCAATATTCGGTCTTCGAATGCATAGTGGATCCAGCCCAATGGACACTACTGCGGCAGAAGTTGCAGGATGTGATCGATCCCTCTGAAGACAGCCTGCGCTTCTATTTTCTGGGCGCCAACTGGCAGAAACGGGTAGAGCACATCGGAGCCAAGCCCTCTTTTGACCAGGAAGGTCCCCTCATTGCCTAA